A DNA window from Fodinibius sp. Rm-B-1B1-1 contains the following coding sequences:
- a CDS encoding ExbD/TolR family protein, with protein sequence MDFRKDDERMEPLTLFSQSSLTDIVLLLLIFFLLTSSFVTNFGIKVDIPKAETGAQTEAQFITVAVTKDGQFFVDGEPTANGMLASTLRKAKNNNQQATLVLRADKDAIIDNAVRVMNIAKALDLRIIMATEQGSR encoded by the coding sequence ATGGATTTCCGAAAAGATGACGAACGGATGGAGCCATTGACGCTGTTTTCACAGTCGTCGTTGACAGATATTGTCTTGTTGCTCCTGATCTTTTTTCTGTTGACGTCTTCGTTTGTAACTAACTTTGGGATTAAAGTAGATATTCCGAAAGCAGAAACGGGAGCACAGACTGAGGCACAGTTTATTACCGTTGCGGTTACAAAAGATGGTCAATTTTTTGTTGACGGTGAGCCGACAGCTAATGGAATGTTAGCTTCAACATTGCGTAAAGCAAAAAATAACAATCAGCAGGCTACACTCGTTTTACGAGCAGATAAAGACGCAATTATTGATAATGCGGTTCGGGTTATGAACATTGCCAAAGCCCTGGATTTACGAATTATAATGGCAACGGAACAGGGATCCCGATAA